The Sedimentibacter sp. zth1 DNA segment TTTCAAATGAAGAGTTAATAGCTAAAGCTGTAGAATTACATGCTGATGCAATACTTGTATCACAAGTAGTAACTCAAAAAGACGTTCATATACCAAACCTAACACAATTAGTTGAAATGCTAGAAGCAGAAGGTTTAAGAGAAAAACTAGTTCTAGTAGCAGGTGGACCAAGAATTTCACATGAGCTAGCACAAGAGTTAGGCTATGATGCAGGTTTTGGAACAGGAAGTTATGCAAACTATGTAGCAACATTCATAGTAAATCAAATAGTAGATAGAAAATTAATATAAATTAAAAAGTTAAATTAAAAAGTTAAATTAAAAAGTACCTTTGAAAAAGGTACTTTTTTTGCTTTTTAATATTTTTTTATTTTTATTCATTTCAATTTAACAAATTATTGGTGGAATTAGATAGTACTTATATTAATACTCTTTTGTATTGGTTAGAAAACTAAAGTTATAGCAGCCCTAAATCACAATTTACTTATTATGTAAATAAACAAAGTATAAAGATAAATAAGCAATAATTCATATAAATGTATAAATATTTTTTCTATGTAAAATATTGGTTTACAAATTATGTTTAGAGGGCTATAATATTTAATGTAAATAAAATTAGGAGGGGATTATGAATAAACATAATTTAAACAAAACATTATCTTTAATATTAGCTTTCATGCTAATTATTTCATCTTCAATATCTACAGTTTATGCGTTCGATTTTTGCGATGTTGAAGGGAATTGGGCTAATGATTTAATAAATAAGTGGGTAGACAAAGACCTAATTAAAGGATATAGTGATGGGACATTTAGACCAAATGATAAAATTAGCAGGGCAGAATTTGTAAAACTAATTAATAGTTCTTTAGATTTTACAGAAATTGAAAATATAAATTTTAATGATGTAAATGAAAATGATTGGTTCTATAAAGAAATACAAATAGCAAAAAAATCAGGATATATAAATGGTATTAGTGTTACCAAATTTGCACCTTTGAAACCAATAACTAGAGAACAGGCAATTTCTATCTTGGTAAGGATTAGTAAATTAGAAGAAAACAATAACGTTGATATATTTAGTGATAATAATCAAATAAGTAGTTGGGCTATTGGAGAAATAGGAGCAGCAGCTGAAGTTGGCTTTGTTGAAGGTTATAATGATAAAACATTGAGACCAAGAAATAATCTTTCAAGAGCTGAAGCATTGAAATTAATAGATAACGTTGTTTTTTCAAAAAATATTATAATAAATGGAGATAATCAAACTGTAAAAGATAATATAATAGAAGGAAATGTAATAGTAACACAGTCATTAAAAGAAGGAAACGCCTATTTAGAAAATATAGAAGTTAAAGGCAGTATTATTGTTAATGGCGGAGGAACTGATTCTATACATTTAAAAAACACATTAGCAAACAATATAATAGTAAATAAGCCTACAAAAGTTAGAGTTTCTTTAGAGGAAAATTCCAATGTAAAAAGTGTTAATATTAATGGAAATTGCAAACTAGAGGCAGATAAAGATTCGACAGTTGATAAAGTTATTGTAAATTCTGAAAACACAGTAGTTTTGTCAGGTAAAATAAGAAATATCTATGTTGAGAAAGGTAGCAAGCTAGAATTGATTGGTGCTCAAGTAGAAAGTATTACAGTAGATGACCAATTAGATATTTATTTAGATAGCGATTCTTTAGTTGATTTAGTGACAATAAATAAACCAACAAATATTTTAGGTGAAGGAAGCATTAAAGAATTAGAAGCTAATACCAATGGCATAGTTGCAGAAGTAGATGTTGAAAAAGTTATACTTGGTGAAGGTGTAACTGAAGAACCTGTAATACCAGCACCTTCAACAGGAGGTTCTGCAGGAGGTCCTTCAGGTGGAGAAGATATTCCAAAACCAACAGAAAAAATTCTTAAAGTAACATATAATATTCATGGTTCAGATAAAATCCGTAATTTTAGTTATGTAGGAGACGATACACTTATTTCAGTATATAAAGATTTTGTAGAACAATTAAACAATCAAGAGGAAATAAGTGAAAACTTAAAGAAATTAGAAGGACTAAAAATAAATGGACAAAATATTTGGTCACTAGAAATGTATGACAAAATATCGACAATATTATCTATTGATAAACGATCTGATTTATATAAAAATTGTAAGCCATCTGATTTTTCACAAATTTCAATAGACGATGTATTAAAAATACTAAACAATTTAGAATCAATAACAAAACATGTAAAAAGCAACGAATCACAAATACAAAACAATATAAACAATATAGATTATGATAATCTTACAATAACAAAAAATGATAGTTCTTTGAGTGATATAAACGTTAAATTTATAGCTAAGCTAGGAAATAATCAATTCGATGAAACAAAATTAAAAGAACTATTAAACTATATTTTAAATAATATAGA contains these protein-coding regions:
- a CDS encoding S-layer homology domain-containing protein, coding for MNKHNLNKTLSLILAFMLIISSSISTVYAFDFCDVEGNWANDLINKWVDKDLIKGYSDGTFRPNDKISRAEFVKLINSSLDFTEIENINFNDVNENDWFYKEIQIAKKSGYINGISVTKFAPLKPITREQAISILVRISKLEENNNVDIFSDNNQISSWAIGEIGAAAEVGFVEGYNDKTLRPRNNLSRAEALKLIDNVVFSKNIIINGDNQTVKDNIIEGNVIVTQSLKEGNAYLENIEVKGSIIVNGGGTDSIHLKNTLANNIIVNKPTKVRVSLEENSNVKSVNINGNCKLEADKDSTVDKVIVNSENTVVLSGKIRNIYVEKGSKLELIGAQVESITVDDQLDIYLDSDSLVDLVTINKPTNILGEGSIKELEANTNGIVAEVDVEKVILGEGVTEEPVIPAPSTGGSAGGPSGGEDIPKPTEKILKVTYNIHGSDKIRNFSYVGDDTLISVYKDFVEQLNNQEEISENLKKLEGLKINGQNIWSLEMYDKISTILSIDKRSDLYKNCKPSDFSQISIDDVLKILNNLESITKHVKSNESQIQNNINNIDYDNLTITKNDSSLSDINVKFIAKLGNNQFDETKLKELLNYILNNIDMLTGKIENISFDKAILNISEPRTISITIEK